The proteins below are encoded in one region of Silene latifolia isolate original U9 population chromosome 2, ASM4854445v1, whole genome shotgun sequence:
- the LOC141643301 gene encoding uncharacterized protein LOC141643301 has product MESKEECNSNESGWTKYIDPQSEEDISFNSSVDDGDVFLHHHHTHGYHVKSGDDDEDDDSIASDASSGPSHHQHHHHDNVKYHHHYEHHGNKLLSLSGGKKSSKDEMKESTKYGNKGKESTIKTNTSSNSLKQRQGKKRN; this is encoded by the coding sequence atggaaagTAAGGAAGAATGCAATAGCAATGAGTCAGGTTGGACTAAGTATATTGATCCTCAAAGTGAAGAAGACATAAGCTTTAATAGTAGTGTTGATGATGGTGATGTTTTTCTACATCATCATCATACTCATGGGTATCATGTCAAAAGCggcgatgatgatgaagatgatgattccATTGCTTCTGATGCATCTTCTGGTCCAAGCcaccatcaacatcatcatcatgatAACGTAAAATATCATCATCATTATGAACACCATGGTAATAAGTTATTGAGCTTATCAGGCGGGAAGAAATCAAGCAAAGATGAAATGAAGGAAAGTACAAAGTATGGCAATAAAGGAAAGGAGTCTACTATAAAAACAAATACTTCATCAAATAGTTTGAAGCAAAGACAAGGTAAGAAAAGGAATTAG